The Zonotrichia albicollis isolate bZonAlb1 chromosome 6, bZonAlb1.hap1, whole genome shotgun sequence genome window below encodes:
- the HECTD1 gene encoding E3 ubiquitin-protein ligase HECTD1 isoform X13 — translation MADVDPDTLLEWLQMGQGDERDMQLIALEQLCMLLLMSDNVDRCFETCPPRTFLPALCKIFLDESAPDNVLEVTARAITYYLDVSAECTRRIVGVDGAIKALCNRLVVVELNNRTSRDLAEQCVKVLELICTRESGAVFEAGGLNCVLTFIRDSGHLVHKDTLHSAMAVVSRLCGKMEPQDSSLEICVESLSSLLKHEDHQVSDGALRCFASLADRFTRRGVDPAPLAKHGLTEELLSRMAAAGGTASGPSSACKPGRSSTGAPSTAADSKLSNQVSTIVSLLSTLCRGSPVVTHDLLRSELPDSIESALQGDERCVLDTMRLVDLLLVLLFEGRKALPKSSAGSTGRIPGLRRLDSSGERSHRQLIDCIRSKDTDALIDAIDTGAFEVNFMDDVGQTLLNWASAFGTQEMVEFLCERGADVNRGQRSSSLHYAACFGRPQVAKTLLRHGANPDLRDEDGKTPLDKARERGHSEVVAILQSPGDWMCPVNKGDEKKKKDANKDEEECNEPKGDPEMAPIYLKRLLPVFAQTFQQTMLPSIRKASLALIRKMIHFCSEALLKEVCDSDAGHNLPTILVEITATVLDQEDDDDGHLLALQIIRDLVDKGGDLFLDQLARLGVISKVSTLAGPSSDDENEEESKPEKEDEPQEDAKELQQGKPYHWRDWSIIRGRDCLYIWSDAAALELSNGSNGWFRFILDGKLATMYSSGSPEGGSDSSESRSEFLEKLQRARSQVKPSTTSQPILSTPGPTKLTVGNWSLTCLKEGEIAIHNSDGQQATILKEDLPGFVFESNRGTKHSFTAETSLGSEFVTGWTGKRGRKLKSKLEKTKQKVRTMARDLYDDHFKAVESMPRGVVVTLRNIATQLESAWELHANRQCIEGENTWRDLMKTALENLIVLLKDENTISPYEMCSSGLVQSLLTVLNNNVDLDVKQDCSQLVERINVFKTAFSENEDDESRPAVALIRKLIAVLESIERLPLHLYDTPGSTYNLQILTRRLRFRLERASGETSLIDRTGRMLKMEPLATVESLEQYLLKMVAKQWYDFDRASFVFVRKLREGQTFVFRHQHDFDENGIIYWIGTNAKTAYEWVNPAAYGLVVVTSSEGRNLPYGRLEDILSRDSSALNCHTNDDKNAWFAIDLGLWVIPSAYTLRHARGYGRSALRNWVFQVSKDGQNWTTLYTHVDDCSLNEPGSTATWPLDPPKDEKQGWRHVRIKQMGKNASGQTHYLSLSGFELYGTVNGVCEDQLGKAAKEAEANLRRQRRLVRSQVLKYMVPGARVIRGIDWKWRDQDGSPQGEGTVTGELHNGWIDVTWDAGGSNSYRMGAEGKFDLKLAPGYDPDSAASPKPVSSTVSGTTQSWSSLVKNNCPDKTTAAAGSSSRKGSSSSVCSVASSSDISLGSTKMERRSESVLEQNIVSGPDVHEPIVVLSSADSVPQADIGSSSSASTSTLTADMGNENAERKLGPDNSIRAPGESSAISMGIVSVSSPDVSSVSELTNKEAASQRPLSSSASNRLSVSSLLAAGAPMSSSASVPNLSSRETSSLESFVRRVANIARTNATNNMNLSRSSSDNNTNTLGRNVVSNATSPLMGAQSFPNLTTTGTTSTVTMSTSSVTSSSNVATATTVLSVGQSLSNTLTTSLTSTSSESDTGQEAEYSLYDFLDSCRASTLLAELDDDEDLPEPDEEDDENEDDNQEDQEYEEVMEEEEYETKGGRRRTWDDDYVLKRQFSALVPAFDPRPGRTNVQQTTDLEIPPPGTPHSELLEEVECMPSPRLALTLKVSGLGTTREVELPLTNFRSTIFYYVQKLLQLSCNGSVKSDKLRRIWEPTYTIMYREMKDSDKEKESGKMDFCEHGSKSGLSQGAISTLQNSDILSLAKEQPQAKAGSGQNSCGVEDVLQLLRILYIVASDPYTTRTSQEEGDEHPQFNFPPDEFTSKKITTKILQQIEEPLALASGALPDWCEQLTSKCPFLIPFETRQLYFTCTAFGASRAIVWLQNRREATVERTRTTSTVRRDDPGEFRVGRLKHERVKVPRGESLMEWAENVMQIHADRKSVLEVEFLGEEGTGLGPTLEFYALVAAEFQRTDLGAWLCDDDFPDDESRQVDIGGGLKPPGYYVQRSCGLFTAPFPQDSDELERITKLFHFLGIFLAKCIQDNRLVDLPISKPFFKLMCMGDIKSNMSKLIYESRGDRDLHCTESQSEASTEEGHDSLSVGSLEEDSKSEFILDPPKPKPPAWFNGILTWEDFELVNPHRARFLKEIKDLAIKRRQILSNKNLSEDEKNTKLQELMLKNPSGSGPPLSIEDLGLNFQFCPSSKVYGFTAVDLKPGGEDETVTMDNAEEYVDLMFDFCMHTGIQKQMEAFRDGFNRVFPMEKLSSFSHEEVQMILCGNQSPSWAAEDIINYTEPKLGYTRDSPGFLRFVRVLCGMSSDERKAFLQFTTGCSTLPPGGLANLHPRLTVVRKVDATDASYPSVNTCVHYLKLPEYSSEEIMRERLLAATMEKGFHLN, via the exons ATGCCCTCCTCGAACTTTTTTGCCAGCACTGTGCAAAATTTTTCTTGATGAAAGTGCTCCAGACAATGTACTGGAAGTAACAGCTCGTGCCATAACTTATTACCTGGATGTGTCGGCTGAGTGCACCCGTAGGATTGTGGGAGTGGATGGAGCTATCAAAGCACTTTGTAATCGTTTAGTAGTTGTTGAACTTAACAACAGAACCAGCAGAGATTTGGCAGAGCAATGTGTGAAG GTGTTAGAATTAATCTGCACCCGTGAGTCAGGAGCTGTGTTTGAAGCTGGAGGGCTGAACTGTGTTCTGACATTCATTCGTGACAGTGGACACCTTGTTCATAAAGATACTTTGCATTCAGCTATGGCTGTAGTATCCAGACTCTGTGGCAAAATGGAGCCTCAGGATTCTTCATTAGAGATCTGTGTGGAATCACTGTCTAGTTTATTAAAACATGAAGACCATCAG GTTTCAGATGGAGCTTTGAGATGCTTTGCTTCATTAGCTGACAGATTCACAAGGCGTGGAGTTGACCCAGCCCCATTAGCTAAACATGGATTAACTGAGGAGTTGTTATCTCGCATGGCAGCTGCTGGTGGGACAGCCTCAGGACCATCTTCAGCTTGCAAACCTGGACGGAGTAGCACTGGAGCACCATCTACAGCTGCAGACTCTAAATTAAGTAATCAGGTGTCAACTATTGTAAGCCTGTTGTCAACCCTGTGTAGAGGCTCTCCAGTAGTAACACAT GATCTCCTAAGATCTGAGCTTCCAGATTCAATAGAAAGTGCGTTGCAGGGTGACGAGCGATGTGTGCTGGATACCATGCGGTTAGTAGATCTTCTTTTGGTGCTACTGTTCGAAGGCAGAAAAGCCCTGCCAAAATCCAGTGCTGGATCTACAGGCAGAATCCCAGGATTGAGGAGACTGGATAGTTCTGGGGAACGTTCTCATCGGCAACTGATAGATTGCATCCGCAGTAAGGATACTGATGCACTGATAGATGCAATTGACACAGGAG CTTTTGAAGTAAATTTTATGGATGATGTAGGACAAACTCTTTTAAACTGGGCCTCAGCTTTTGGAACTCAGGAAATG GTAGAATTCCTCTGTGAAAGGGGTGCTGATGTTAACAGAGGTCAGAGGTCATCCTCATTACATTATGCAGCATGTTTTGGAAGACCTCAGGTAGCAAAG ACTCTCTTACGACATGGTGCAAATCCTGATTTGAGAGATGAAGATGGGAAAACTCCTCTGGACAAAGCTCGGGAAAGGGGGCACAGTGAAGTAGTAGCTATTCTTCAGTCTCCAG ggGATTGGATGTGTCCTGTCAACAAAGGGgatgagaagaaaaagaaagatgcaaACAAGGATGAGGAAGAATGCAATGAACCCAAAGGAGATCCAGAAATGGCACCCATATACTTGAAAAGACTATTGCCTGTGTTTGCACAAACATTTCAACAAACTATGTTGCCTTCAATAAG GAAAGCAAGTCTTGCACTCATTAGAAAAATGATACATTTTTGTTCTGAGGCGCTCCTGAAAGAGGTTTGTGACTCTGATGCTGGCCACAACCTGCCCACAATACTGGTTGAGATAACAGCTACAGTGCTTGATCAAGAG gatgatgatgatggccATTTGTTAGCCTTGCAAATCATAAGGGATTTAGTGGATAAAGGTGGTGATCTTTTTCTAGACCAACTGGCTAGACTTGGCGTAATTAGTAAAGTGTCAACTTTGGCGGGACCATCATCTGATGATGAAAATGAAGAGGAGTCCAAACCTGAGAAG GAGGATGAACCACAAGAGGATGCTAAAGAACTGCAGCAGGGTAAACCATACCACTGGAGAGACTGGTCAATCATTAGGGGAAGGGACTGCCTGTATATCTGGAGTgatgctgcagccctggagctatCTAATGGTAGTAATGGATGGTTCAGATTTATCTTGGATGGAAAGCTGGCCACAATGTATTCCAGTGGGAGCCCTGAAGGAGGATCTGACAGCTCAG aaagTAGGAGTGAGTTCCTTGAGAAGTTGCAGAGGGCTCGAAGCCAAGTAAAACCATCTACCACAAGCCAGCCAATTTTATCAACACCAGGGCCAACTAAACTTACTGTAGGAAACTGGTCACTGACCTGTTTAAAAGAAGGAGAAATTGCTATTCACAATTCTGATGGTCAGCAAGCTACAATACTGAAAGAAGACCTGCCAGGCTTTGTGTTTGAATCCAACAGAGGAACAAAGCATTCGTTTACAGCTGAAACTTCCTTGG GGTCAGAATTTGTGACTGGCTGGACAGgtaaaagaggaagaaaactgAAATCTAAACTGGAGAAGACAAAACAAAAG GTGCGCACTATGGCAAGGGATTTGTATGATGATCATTTTAAAGCTGTTGAAAGTATGCCTCGAGGAGTAGTTGTAACACTGAGGAACATAGCAACACAGTTAGAGTCTGCATGGGAACTTCATGCAAACAGGCAG TGCATTGAGGGGGAAAATACGTGGAGAGATTTAATGAAGACTGCTCTGGAAAACTTAATTGTACTGTTGAAGGATGAGAATACTATTTCTCCATATGAAATGTGCAGTAGTGGCTTAGTTCAATCTCTGCTGACAGTTTTAAACAAT aaTGTTGATTTGGATGTGAAACAAGACTGTAGTCAACTGGTAGAGAGGATAAACGTTTTCAAAACAGCATTCAGCGAAAATGAGGATGATGAAAG TCGCCCAGCAGTTGCATTAATTCGGAAGTTGATAGCAGTGTTAGAATCCATTGAACGGCTACCTCTCCACTTGTATGATACACCAGGATCCACGTACAATCTTCAG ATCCTGACAAGGCGCTTGAGGTTTCGTTTGGAACGTGCCTCGGGGGAGACGTCTTTGATAGATCGAACTGGGAGAATGCTCAAGATGGAGCCACTGGCAACTGTTGAATCTCTAGAACAGTATCTCCTGAAAATG GTAGCAAAGCAGTGGTACGACTTTGATAGGGCTTCATTTGTTTTTGTACGAAAACTACGAGAAGGTCAGACATTTGTGTTCAGGCATCAACATGATTTTGatgaaaatggaattatttaCTGGATTGGAACAAATGCAAA AACTGCATATGAATGGGTAAATCCAGCAGCCTATGGATTAGTAGTGGTTACATCCTCAGAAGGAAGAAATCTGCCTTATGGTCGTTTAGAAGACATCCTGAGCCGTGACAGCTCAGCTCTCAATTGTCACACAAATGATGATAAGAATGCTTGGTTTGCCATAGACCTTGGCCTTTGGGTCATTCCATCAGCCTACACATTACGCCATGCTCGAGGTTATGGACgatctgctctcagaaattggGTTTTCCAGGTATCTAAGGATGGACAGAACTGGACTACTTTGTATACTCACGTTGATGACTGTAGTCTCAATGAACCAGG GTCTACAGCAACATGGCCTTTAGATCCTCCAAAAGATGAGAAACAAGGTTGGAGACATGTTAGAATAAAACAGATGGGAAAGAATGCCAGTGGGCAAACACACTACCTCTCCTTGTCTGGATTTGAACTTTATGGCACTGTGAATGGAGTATGTGAAGATCAGCTgg GAAAAGCTGCCAAAGAAGCTGAGGCAAATCTGAGAAGGCAGCGACGTCTGGTCCGTTCTCAGGTGTTGAAATACATGGTTCCAGGAGCTCGTGTAATCAGAGGAATTGATTGGAAATGGAGAGATCAGGATGGAAGCCCACAGGGGGAAGGCACTGTTACAGGAGAACTGCATAATG GCTGGATTGATGTCACCTGGGATGCTGGTGGCTCTAACTCTTACCGTATGGGCGCAGAAGGAAAGTTTGACCTCAAGCTTGCACCAGGGTACGACCCTGATTCAGCGGCATCACCCAAACCTGTTTCATCCACTGTTTCAGGCACAACGCAGTCATGGAGCAGCTTGGTGAAAAACAACTGTCCAGACAAGAcgactgctgctgcaggctcctcAAGTAGAAAAGGAAGCAGCAGTTCTGTGTGTAGCGTGGCAAGTAGCAGCGACATCAGCTTGGGTTCGACCAAAATGGAGCGGAGATCAGAAAGTGTATTGGAACAAAATATAGTTTCAGGCCCTGACGTCCATGAACCAATTGTTGTTCTGTCTTCTGCTGACAGTGTGCCTCAGGCTGACATAGGGTCATCTTCCAGTGCGAGCACCAGCACCTTAACAGCGGACATGGGAAACGAAAATGCAGAGAGGAAGTTAGGTCCTGATAACTCAATACGTGCTCCTGGGGAGTCCAGTGCTATATCCATGGGAATTGTTAGTGTAAGCTCTCCTGATGTGAGTTCAGTCTCTGAACTGACTAATAAAGAAGCAGCTTCCCAACGACCCCTGAGCTCTTCAGCAAGTAACAGACTCTCAGTCAGTTCTTTGTTGGCTGCTGGGGCACCCATGAGCTCCAGTGCGAGTGTTCCGAACTTATCATCTCGAGAAACTTCCAGCCTGGAGTCCTTTGTACGCAGAGTGGCAAACATAGCGCGTACCAATGCCACAAACAACATGAACTTAAGCCGGAGTAGCAGTGATAACAATACTAATACTTTGGGAAGAAATGTTGTGAGTAATGCAA CTTCTCCTCTTATGGGTGCCCAAAGTTTTCCTAATCTGACTACAACTGGTACCACATCAACAGTGACCATGTCTACATCCAGTGTTACTAGCAGCAGCAATGTAGCTACAGCAACTACAGTTTTATCTGTTGGTCAGTCGCTTAGTAATACTCTAACTACTAGCCTAACATCAACATCTAGTGAGAGCGAtacagggcaggaggcagaatATTCTTTATATG ATTTTCTTGATAGCTGCCGAGCTAGTACTCTGTTGGCAGAGTTAGATGATGATGAGGATCTACCTGAGCCAGATGAAGAAGATGATGAAAATGAAGATGATAACCAAGAAGATCAAGAATATGAAGAAGTTATG GAGGAAGAGGAGTATGAAACCAAAGGAGGCCGTAGGAGAACATGGGATGATGACTATGTGTTGAAACGACAGTTTTCTGCATTGGTTCCTGCTTTTGACCCAAGACCGGGTCGTACTAATGTGCAACAGACAACTGACCTAGAAATCCCTCCACCAG GTACGCCTCATTCAGAACTCTTGGAAGAGGTTGAGTGCATGCCTTCACCACGTTTAGCACTTACCTTGAAAGTTTCGGGTCTTGGAACAACTCGAGAAGTAGAACTGCCCCTAACAAACTTTCGATCCACCATCTTTTACTATGTACAGAAATTGTTACAGCTTTCCTGTAATGGCAGTGTGAAATCCGACAAACTTAGACGGATTTGGGAGCCAACATACAC AATCATGTACAGAGAAATGAAGGATTCTgataaagagaaagaaagtgGAAAAATG GACTTTTGTGAACATGGATCAAAATCTGGATTGAGTCAAGGGGCCATTTCTACTCTTCAAAATTCTGATATCCTTAGTTTGGCCAAGGAGCAaccccaggccaaagctggcaGTGGACAGAACTCCTGTGGAGTGGAAGATGTTCTGCAGTTACTTAGAATTTTGTATATAGTTGCCAGTGACCCTTACACAACACGGACTTCTCAAGAAG AAGGAGATGAGCATCCTCAGTTTAACTTTCCACCAGATGAATTCACAAGTAAAAAAATTACTACAAAGATTCTGCAACAGATTGAG GAACCATTGGCACTAGCAAGTGGAGCTTTGCCAGATTGGTGTGAGCAACTAACAAGCAAGTGTCCTTTCTTAATTCCATTTGAAACGAGACAGTTGTACTTCACATGTACAGCATTTGGAGCatcaag AGCAATTGTATGGCTGCAGAACAGACGTGAAGCCACTGTGGAGCGGACAAGGACCACGAGCACAGTGCGCCGGGATGATCCAGGGGAATTCAGAGTTGGACGCCTCAAACATGAAAGAGTGAAAGTTCCGCGAGGTGAATCCTTGATGGAGTGGGCAGAAAATGTCATGCAGATTCATGCAGACAGAAAATCTGTTCTAGAG GTTGAGTTTTTAGGGGAGGAAGGAACAGGCCTGGGTCCTACCTTGGAATTTTATGCATTGGTGGCAGCAGAATTTCAGAGGACAGATTTGGGAGCTTGGCTTTGTGATGATGATTTTCCAGATGATGAGTCCCGACAG GTTGATATCGGTGGTGGACTGAAACCACCTGGCTACTATGTACAGAGATCATGTGGACTGTTTACAGCACCATTCCCACAAGATAGTGATGAACTTGAAAGAATAACCAAACTCTTTCATTTCCTTGGAATTTTCTTGGCTAAATGCATTCAGGACAATAGACTTGTGGATTTACCCATTTCTAagcctttttttaaactcatgTGTATGGGGGACATTAAAAGTAACATGAGCAAGTTGATATATGAATCGCGGGGTGACAGAGACTTGCACTGTACTGAAAGTCAGTCAGAGGCTTCCACAGAAGAAGGACATGATTCCTTGTCAGTAGGAAGTCTGGAAGAAGACTCCAAATCAGAATTTATTCTTGATCCACCAAAACCTAAGCCTCCTGCCTGGTTTAATGGAATTTTGACATGGGAAGACTTTGAATTAGTAAACCCACATAGAGCTAGGTTTCTAAAAGAAATTAAGGACCTTGCAATTAAAAGACGTCAAATTCTAAGCAACAAAAATCTGTCAGAAGATGAAAAGAACACCAAACTACAGGAATTAATGCTGAAGAATCCGTCAGGTTCAGGGCCTCCTCTTAGCATAGAGGACTTGGG tttaaattttcagttttgCCCTTCGTCCAAAGTATATGGGTTTACGGCTGTGGATCTCAAACCAGGTGGTGAAGATGAG ACTGTAACAATGGATAATGCAGAGGAGTATGTAGATCTCATGTTTGACTTCTGCATGCATACTGGTATACAGAAACAAATGGAGGCCTTCAGAG ATGGCTTCAATAGAGTCTTTCCAATGGAGAAGCTGAGTTCCTTCAGCCATGAAGAGGTTCAGATGATTCTGTGTGGAAATCAATCACCTTCTTGGGCAGCTGAGGATATCATCAATTACACCGAACCCAAACTGGGATATACAAGAGATAG CCCTGGATTCCTTCGATTTGTGAGAGTCTTGTGTGGAATGTCCTCAGATGAGAGGAAGGCTTTCCTGCAGTTCACCACGGGTTGTTCGACGCTCCCACCCGGGGGGCTGGCAAACCTCCACCCCCGGCTCACTGTTGTGCGCAAG GTTGATGCTACAGATGCAAGTTACCCATCTGTGAATACATGTGTGCATTACCTGAAGTTGCCTGAGTATTCTTCCGAGGAGATTATGAGGGAGCGTCTGCTAGCTGCTACCATGGAGAAAGGCTTCCATCTCAACTGA